In a single window of the Trichoderma breve strain T069 chromosome 6, whole genome shotgun sequence genome:
- a CDS encoding nmrA-like family domain-containing protein, which produces MLILIVGITGNIGLKLSFSLIQRGHSVRGASRSIATLPDNVRGKLEGLFETKSWYDAETLRKAMKGVDAVVCAYSPIPALALEAELLLVRIMEEEGIKRFIPSIWNLDWSQLQWGDVPYYDLFLALQRQLALSSTVDVLYIFTGILAEVFFSVPGHGGFAPSNHGVWDPESSPKRAEVWGSGEEKWQITTEQDCADFTAELIVDLTKKGGSYRVCSFEHSIREIASIYQDIRGVSVQLDHMGSIEDLRVTANTAVHEIGLKRFWDWMGYFYQLYQLNGTCHMKQLDNKQYPSLRLTSLEEFLRDNMYI; this is translated from the exons ATGTTGATCCTCATCGTTGGAATCACCGGCAACATCGGCCTCAagctttccttttctctcataCAACGCGGCCATAGTGTCCGTGGAGCCTCTAGGTCGATAGCAACGCTTCCAGACAATGTTCGAGGAAAGCTAGAAGGCTTATTTGAAACTAAGTCCTGGTATGATGCTGAAACTCTCCGAAAAGCAATGAAGGGGGTGGATGCTGTGGTGTGTGCCTACAGCCCTATTCCAGCTTTAGCATTAGAAGCGGAGCTTCTTCTGGTCCGCATtatggaggaagagggtaTCAAA CGATTTATCCCGTCCATCTGGAATCTCGACTGGTCCCAGTTGCAATGGGGCGACGTGCCATACTACGATTTGTTCCTCGCGCTACAGAGGCAACTTGCCTTATCGTCCACTGTTGACGTGCTGTACATATTCACAGGAATCTTGGCAGAAGTGTTTTTCTCCGTTCCTGGACATGGTGGATTTGCACCTTCAAATCATGGAGTATGGGATCCCGAGTCATCTCCCAAGAGGGCAGAGGTTTGGGGATCTGGCGAAGAAAAGTGGCAGATTACAACTGAGCAAGACTGTGCGGACTTCACTGCAGAACTGATTGTAGACTTGACAAAGAAGGGGGGTTCATATCGTGTCTGCAGCTTTGAGCACAGCATCCGAGAAATCGCCAGCATCTATCAGGACATTCGCGGGGTTTCTGTGCAACTCGATCACATGGGAAGTATCGAAGACCTGAGAGTAACGGCTAACACGGCAGTCCATGAGATCGGCCTCAAGCGCTTTTGGGATTGGATGGGGTATTTCTATCAATTGTATCAGCTGAACGGCACGTGCCATATGAAACAGTTGGATAACAAGCAGTATCCCTCGCTACGTCTAACATCACTGGAAGAGTTTTTGAGGGACAATATGTATATTTAG
- a CDS encoding AMP-binding enzyme domain-containing protein has protein sequence MASSPVYVPPKGLHTYMDDFREYISRKHLLNLSSYNELHQFSVERANDFWLSLWQYLQVKASVHPLMAVDEKLRIDQFPQFYQEARLNYAENILANRSNGVAIKYMDESTLQTPRSVTWMELNDMVRQAADAMQSTGLCAGDTVVVIGGNSIKSLTLLLAAASLGAVFCSFNTDLGEKALKDRLGQLYPRLVFVQTEYSYNGKPHSIAQRTLKIFSAIEKSDRAEMICYEDAFNDLPLSPEAGLTLVNWSDFVNRGIGRLLVFKQVPFNHPLVVMFSSGTTGTPKGIVHSHGGLVINGLKENRLHNNFGTRDTYFHYTNIGWTLWNISLGALFCGSTLVLYDGSPFYPTPSRFLQSIFATGVTAFGAGPRYFEELRNAAIDSDPSTGKLDLIVSTGAILTTSLSLWIAKFFGPVCQVSMSGGTELCGSFVHGTKALPTWPGQITVKALGLDVDVFSPDGHALEAGQMGELVCKKPFPNMPVSFLHDADKKRYFNAYFSQIPGVWTHGDLIKIDPRTDGLIILGRSDGVLNPNGVRFGSSEIYAVLEQHFSASVKDSLCVSQQRQERDLHEKVILFLKERIRQKIAEDLSRRHVPHFIFEVNSIPYNANGKKMETHIKSILNRGKDALLSMKVSDAEKASLEFFVKFFNIEGLSSKSEKSINNSKSSVAKL, from the exons atggcttcttctccggtCTATGTACCCCCAAAGGGATTACACACTTATATGGACGATTTTCGAGAATACATTTCGAGAAAacatcttctcaatcttt CTTCTTACAACGAGCTCCATCAATTCTCTGTTGAAAGAGCGAATGACTTTTGGTTATCCCTATGGCAGTATTTGCAAGTGAAAGCGTCTGTGCATCCCTTAATG GCAGTAGATGAGAAGCTTCGCATAGATCAATTTCCGCAATTCTACCAAGAGGCACGACTCAATTATGCAGAAAATATCTTGGCCAACAGATCCAATGGAGTTGCTATCAAATACATGGACGAGTCAACTCTACAGACGCCTCGCTCCGTCACCTGGATGGAGCTCAACGACATGGTGCGACAGGCGGCAGATGCTATGCAGTCAACCGGGCTGTGTGCGGGAGACACTGTAGTTG TAATCGGAGGTAACTCGATCAAATCTCTGACTTTACTTTTAGCAGCTGCATCACTAGGGGCAGTGTTCTGCTCATTTAATACTGACCTTGGAGAAAAG GCGCTGAAAGATCGACTCGGCCAACTGTATCCTAGACTGGTGTTCGTACAGACGGAATACTCGTACAACGGCAAACCCCACAGCATTGCGCAACGAACCTTAAAGATTTTCTCAGCGATCGAAAAGTCCGACCGAGCAGAAATGATATGCTACGAAGATGCTTTTAATGATCTACCACTGAGCCCCGAAGCTGGCCTCACTTTGGTCAATTGGAGCGACTTCGTTAATCGAGGAATAGGACGGCTGTTGGTGTTTAAGCAAGTCCCATTCAATCATCCTCTGGTAGTTATGTTTTCATCAGGAACGACTGGCACTCCAAAAGGAATTGTCCATTCACACGGG GGTCTTGTGATAAACGGGTTAAAGGAAAATCGTCTCCATAACAACTTCGGTACTCGAGACACTTATTTTCACTATACGAAT ATTGGATGGACATTGTGGAATATTTCTTTGGGTGCATTGTTCTGCGGCAGCACGCTCGTCTTATATGACGGCTCTCCATTTTATCCGACCCCTTCAAGATTTCTTCAGTCAATATTTGCTACAGG AGTGACAGCATTTGGTGCAGGCCCACGATATTTTGAAGAGCTGCGGAACGCCGCGATTGATTCTG ATCCATCCACTGGGAAATTGGACTTGATAGTTTCCACTGGTGCTATTCTGACGACATCTCTTTCACTTTGGATTGCGAAGTTCTTTGGACCTGTCTGCCAGGTGTCCATGTCTGGAGGGACAGAGCTCTGCGGATCTT TCGTTCATGGAACTAAAGCTTTACCAACTTGGCCGGGCCAGATTACCGTCAAGGCTCTTGGACTTGATGTTGATGTATTTTCACCAGATGGTCACGCACTAGAAGCAGGGCAGATGGGAGAACTGGTCTGTAAAAAGCCTTTTCCTAACATGCCTGTCTCTTTCCTACATGATGCAGATAAAAAGAGATACTTCAATGCCTATTTCTCCCAGATACCCG GTGTTTGGACACATGGGGATCTCATCAAGATTGATCCCCGCACAGATGGCTTGATCATTCTTGGTAGAAG TGACGGGGTTCTCAATCCAAATGGTGTCCGTTTCGGGTCGTCTGAGATCTACGCAGTCCTTGAACAGCATTTCTCAGCTTCTGTGAAGGACTCCCTTTGTGTCAGCCAGCAGAGACAAGAAAGAGATCTCCACGAAAAAGTCATTTTATTC CTGAAGGAGAGAATTCGCCAAAAGATTGCTGAAGACCTCAGTCGCCGCCACGTGCCACACTTCATTTTTGAAGTCAATTCTATTCCATACAATGCCAATGGGAAGAAAATGGAGACTCATATTAAAAGCATCCTCAACCGGGGAAAAGATGCACTGTTATCGATGAAGGTCTCCGATGCAGAGAAGGCATCACTGGAATTTTTTGTCAAGTTCTTTAACATTGAGGGCCTGTCATCCAAGTCAGAAAAGAGCATAAACAACAGCAAGTCATCAGTGGCAAAACTGTAG
- a CDS encoding amidohydrolase family domain-containing protein — protein sequence MPKYLIKGGNVLLFNEEKRTSFPKLDILVEDNVITKIGPDLDFKDPTLEIIDATDHIVSPGFIDGHRHVFQSQLRTTVGDHIFLDYCAHLLQGRMTFLDADDMYLAQLSGASEAIWCGVTTVMDHSHVIMSRDYATKCIDATVESGIRSIYCVAPFANPQSLNPMVLPDMDVKHPEQIELFKSLSRQTPLGGPKNDGRVTLGLGFDTMNHRPVGESREVLQYAKDNGIHVTCHDVDRFNLPSLESLRKNALPLPLITLSHTCEPDLTRIDFVRRNNIGIISTPESEMAMGHGVPSAFEFLRSGCRIGLGIDSPAICGGDMFYCMRIALQNQRARENATYHARNKLPNQVKARVDEVLYMATLGGAQAIHRETEIGSLEVGKLADIVLIRTDSPSMVSSVNYGPAMVMHCHPTDVSTVMINGEIVKRDGRLLRVNWNNLVGKLKENRQVLEARWSDVDWDVTKSELTKLWHMGEVLED from the coding sequence ATGCCGAAATACCTTATCAAGGGTGGCAATGTCCTCCTCTTTAATGAGGAAAAGAGGACATCATTTCCAAAGCTCGATATCCTTGTTGAGGACAATGTCATCACCAAAATTGGACCAGATTTAGACTTCAAGGATCCAACTCTCGAGATCATTGATGCGACGGACCATATTGTGTCTCCCGGCTTCATTGATGGCCACCGACATGTATTCCAGTCTCAACTCAGGACTACGGTCGGTGATCACATCTTTCTCGACTACTGTGCACACCTTTTGCAGGGCCGTATGACATTTCTTGATGCCGATGATATGTATCTTGCGCAACTATCTGGCGCGTCAGAAGCCATATGGTGTGGCGTCACTACAGTCATGGACCATTCACACGTTATCATGTCGAGGGATTATGCAACAAAGTGCATCGATGCGACAGTGGAATCTGGTATTCGAAGTATATACTGCGTTGCACCCTTCGCCAACCCTCAGTCGTTAAACCCAATGGTTCTGCCGGATATGGATGTGAAGCATCCTGAGCAGATAGAGCTCTTCAAGTCTCTATCCCGACAAACTCCGCTTGGAGGGCCCAAGAATGATGGACGAGTGACGCTTGGCCTAGGCTTTGATACTATGAACCATCGACCTGTGGGAGAGTCTCGTGAAGTCCTTCAGTATGCAAAGGATAATGGCATTCATGTCACATGCCACGATGTCGATCGATTTAATCTTCCATCGCTCGAAAGCCTGAGAAAAAACGCCTTGCCTTTACCGCTCATTACCCTGTCCCATACCTGCGAACCTGACCTGACCAGAATTGATTTCGTGAGGCGAAATAACATTGGAATTATATCTACCCCGGAATccgagatggcgatgggccACGGCGTTCCGTCTGCTTTCGAATTCCTTCGATCAGGTTGCCGTATAGGCCTCGGCATAGATTCCCCAGCAATTTGTGGCGGAGACATGTTTTACTGCATGAGAATAGCCCTACAGAACCAAAGGGCGCGAGAAAACGCGACATACCATGCCAGGAACAAGCTACCAAATCAAGTCAAAGCTCGAGTGGACGAAGTCCTATACATGGCCACTTTAGGCGGTGCACAGGCAATTCACCGGGAGACAGAAATTGGAAGCCTGGAAGTTGGCAAACTGGCAGATATTGTACTGATTCGAACAGATTCTCCTTCTATGGTCTCGTCGGTCAATTACGGCCCCGCCATGGTCATGCATTGCCACCCAACTGATGTGAGTACTGTGATGATCAATGGGGAAATTGTcaagagagatggaagattGCTTAGGGTGAACTGGAACAACCTTGTTGGGAAATTGAAAGAAAATCGACAGGTACTGGAAGCGCGATGGTCTGATGTGGACTGGGATGTAACCAAAAGTGAGCTTACAAAGCTTTGGCATATGGGCGAGGTTCTGGAGGACTAG
- a CDS encoding major facilitator superfamily domain-containing protein produces the protein MNQVSQQRALQDIENELDITILPGTEVMVDVGSHHFIKSGNGGGEARVLVPQPSDDPLDPLNWTYTWKLITIICASFVSISQNLGPLANAPLFGLYMEEWNVSLADAVQTTAVAILVLGFSNLIWIPISTCFGRRPALIFSTLICTVSSIWRVRSTSYKSFLGASALNGFGAGPCESLMPQIIADIIFLHDRGKYQTLYFSIYFGSLSIGPIIAGSMAERFGWRSFWWLNTGLLIFTLFLNIALLPETRFARKTENKTVSDPTPLIDEPEIKGSSVVDHSEDASGQEPQDTWLSRGHPSLKQFKLWGPYQGNILQEFWLPWYLHAFPIVEFAAFTVSFSASGFLVANLTQQQFFGAPPYNFSTQSVGFTNFAIFTGSMIGLLTSGPLSDWVANYFTKRNRGIREPEMRLIAMLPYTLIMIIGLVVVGVGYSRLWSWKVIVIIGYTCLGMQVTSLPSIASTYAIDSYKPATGAIFVTITINKNLWGYGFGKFITPWTEQIGYLAPLMTLMTLITFFCSFGILFWFCGKYFRGLTKNSFLHKLDS, from the exons ATGAACCAGGTTTCGCAACAGCGCGCTCTCCAAGATATCGAGAATGAGCTCGATATCACGATCCTCCCTGGGACAGAGGTGATGGTAGATGTCGGGTCACATCACTTCATCAAGTCCGGAAATGGTGGCGGAGAGGCGCGCGTCCTTGTTCCTCAGCCTTCTGACGATCCCCTTGACCCATTGAACTGGACCTACACCTGGAAGCTTATCACGATCATTTGCGCCAGCTTTGTCTCCATAAGTCAAAATCTTGGTCCTCTCGCAAATGCACCTTTATTTG GCTTATACATGGAGGAATGGAACGTTAGCTTAGCAGACGCCGTTCAAACGACAG CTGTGGCGATCCTTGTTCTCGGTTTCAGCAATTTAATATGGATTCCGATCTCAACATGTTTTGGTCGAAGACCAGCCCTCATTTTCAGTACTTTGATCTGCACAGTGTCCTCAATTTGGAGAGTTCGATCAACAAGTTACAAGTCCTTTCTCGGAGCATCTGC TCTGAATGGTTTCGGTGCCGGACCTTGCGAGAGTTTGATGCCACAGATAATTGCCGACATTATTTTCCTCCACGATCGCGGTAAATACCAGACATTATACTTTTCTATCTACTTTGGGTCTCTCTCT ATCGGCCCCATCATAGCTGGCAGCATGGCAGAACGATTTGGATGGCGGAGCTTCTGGTGGCTAAATACAGG GTTGCTCATCTTTACTCTATTTCTCAACATTGCCTTACTTCCAGAGACACGTTTTGCGCGGAAAACAGAGAACAAGACAGTATCAGACCCTACTCCTCTTATCGATGAACCTGAAATCAAGGGCAGTTCTGTTGTCGATCACTCAGAAGATGCTTCCGGTCAGGAGCCTCAAGACACATGGCTATCGCGTGGACATCCGTCTCTCAAGCAATTCAAGCTCTGGGGGCCTTACCAGGGAAACATTTTGCAAGAGTTTTGGCTTCCATGGTATCTCCATGCCTTTCCAATTGTTGAATTCGCCGCCTTTACTGTCTCTTTCTCAGCATCCGGCTTTCTGGTGGCCAACTTGACCCAGCAGCAGTTTTTTGGAGCGCCACCTTACAACTTCTCGACCCAATCAGTCGGCTTTACCAACTTTGCCATATTTACGGGTAGCATGATTGGGCTACTGACATCAGGCCCATTATCAGATTGGGTTGCGAATTACTTCACTAAGCGCAACAGGGGCATCAGAGAGCCGGAAATGCGATTGATCGCAATGTTGCCTTACACTTTGATCATGATCATCGGGCTTGTTGTAGTTGGTGTTGGTTATAGCCGGCTATGGTCGTGGAAAGTCATTGTTATTATCGGCTACACTTGCCTCGGAATGCAAGTGACAAGTTTGCCGAGTATCGCGTCCACTTACGCTATTGACAGCTACAAACCAGCCACGGGCGCTATTTTCGTTACAATTACCAT TAACAAGAATCTGTGGGGCTATGGTTTTGGCAAGTTCATCACACCTTGGACAGAGCAGATTGGGTACCTCGCGCCACTCATGACACTCATGACCTTGATCACATTCTTTTGCAGCTTCGgtattcttttttggttCTGTGGTAAATACTTCCGTGGATTGACGAAGAATTCGTTCCTACACAAACTAGACAGTTAA
- a CDS encoding FAD binding domain-containing protein, with the protein MGVIPESNVDVLIVGAGPAGLMMATWMAKCGINARIVDKRGTKIFNGQADGLQCRTLEILDSLGFGHRAWREANHMLEICLWNPDENGIIRRSDRIPDTIPGISRFQQVVLHQGRIERFFLDSIAEASEIRVERGVMPSSLKIDESAVEDDAAYPITITLRHLTEEEATPKQSSTSANGQSVQDGLFRSNLAKDDTQDLLDASKINAKANSEEVIHAKYMIGADGAHSWTRNQIGLKLEGDSTDYIWGVLDIVPITDFPDIRMRCAIHSADCGSIMVIPRENKLVRLYIQLTTTGKTGDNSGRADRSKINPQMILESAQRILAPYKITYRKLDWWTAYQIGQRVGTSFSVHERVFLAGDAVHTHSPKAGQGMNVSMQDSFNLGWKIASVVKGHAHRSILKTYQSERRRIAQDLIAFDHKFSRLFSGRPAKDVMDAEGISMEEFKAAFEKGNMFASGIAVNYGASAIVAKEGSSEEQGDGTDVSVANAKHRVISDQSLCAGITVGMRIPSHKVLSQADARPWHLHEVLPSNGRWRVIVFAGNTNEDRQRDKLWKLSEVFSAPNSFLSLYTPKGARYDGVFEVLLIHNAPRQSVTVLDFPEVFRPYDEIDGWDYNKIFVDDVSYHEGFGNIYGALGIPQDGCIVIVRPDQYVSYVGSMEKPAAVNSFFAGFMKGQQAPDEAQTNGTKV; encoded by the exons ATGGGTGTTATTCCAGAAAGCAACGTGGATGTTCTTATTGTTGGAGCAGGGCCGGCAGGCCTAATGATGGCGACGTGGATGGCTAAATGCGGTATCAACGCGCGCATAGTCGACAAAAGAGGAACCAAGATCTTCAACGGACAAGCAGATGGTCTCCAATGCCGTACTCTTGAGATCCTTGATTCCCTGGGATTTGGGCATAGGGCATGGCGTGAAGCAAACCATATGCTTGAAATCTGCCTTTGGAACCCAGACGAGAATGGAATCATCAGACGAAGTGATCGCATTCCGGACACGATCCCTGGCATCAGCCGCTTCCAGCAAGTTGTCTTGCATCAGGGTCGGATCGAGAGATTTTTCCTCGATTCAATCGCAGAGGCGAGTGAGATTCGGGTGGAGAGAGGAGTGATGCCGTCAAGTCTCAAGATCGATGAATCTGCGGTAGAGGATGATGCCGCTTATCCAATCACTATCACTCTGAGGCATCTtacggaggaagaggccacTCCAAAGCAATCTTCAACATCTGCCAACGGTCAGAGTGTACAAGACGGACTTTTTCGCAGCAACCTTGCCAAGGATGACACCCAAGATTTGCTTGATGCATCAAAGATCAATGCAAAGGCAAATAGCGAGGAAGTGATTCATGCAAAGTACATGATCGGTGCTGATGGCGCACACTCGTGGACACGCAACCAGATTGGCCTCAAACTTGAAGGTGATTCGACCGACTATATCTGGGGAGTCTTAGACATTGTACCAATTACGGACTTTCCGGATATCCGAATGAGATGCGCGATTCATTCTGCCGACTGCGGGAGTATCATGGTCATCCCGAGGGAAAATAAGCTTGTCCGGCTTTATATCCAATTAACCACCACAGGAAAGACTGGAGACAACTCTGGTAGGGCTGACCGATCTAAGATCAATCCTCAGATGATTCTGGAGTCTGCACAAAGGATTCTGGCGCCATACAAGATTACCTACCGTAAACTTGACTGGTGGACCGCATACCAGATAGGTCAACGGGTTGGGACTTCTTTCTCTGTACACGAGCGCGTCTTTCTGGCGGGTGATGCAGTTCACACTCATAG CCCCAAGGCAGGACAGGGAATGAATGTCAGTATGCAAGACA GTTTCAATCTCGGTTGGAAGATTGCAAGTGTTGTCAAAGGTCACGCCCACCGATCAATTCTGAAGACGTACCAATCCGAAAGACGTCGCATCGCGCAAGATCTCATCGCCTTTGATCACAAGTTCTCCAGGCTCTTTTCCGGTCGGCCTGCCAAAGATGTCATGGACGCAGAGGGTATCAGCATGGAGGAGTTCAAGGCAGCATTCGAGAAGGGCAACATGTTTGCCAGTGGTATTG CTGTGAACTACGGTGCAAGCGCAATTGTGGCAAAAGAAGGTAGTAGTGAAGAGCAGGGTGACGGCACCGACGTATCCGTCGCGAATGCAAAGCATCGGGTCATCTCTGACCAATCTCTTTGCGCCGGCATAACAGTCGGCATGCGTATTCCGAGCCATAAAGTTCTCAGTCAAGCAGATGCTCGGCCCTGGCATCTTCATGAAGTGCTTCCCAGCAACGGACGCTGGCGAGTAATAGTTTTTGCCGGAAACACTAATGAAGATCGGCAGCGAGACAAGCTTTGGAAGCTTTCGGAAGTTTTCAGTGCCCCCAATTCTTTCTTGAGCCTCTACACTCCCAAGGGAGCTAGATACGATGGAGTATTTGAGgttcttctcatccacaaTGCTCCACGTCAGAGTGTCACCGTTCTCGACTTCCCAGAGGTGTTCCGCCCTTATGACGAGATTGATGGTTGGGACTACAACAAAATATTTGTGGACGACGTTTCTTACCATGAAGGTTTTGGAAATATTTACGGGGCCCTAGGCATCCCCCAGGATGGATGCATTGTTATTGTTCGACCAGACCAGTATGTTTCTTACGTTGGGTCGATGGAAAAACCAGCTGCAGTCAACAGCTTCTTTGCAGGGTTTATGAAAGGACAACAGGCGCCGGATGAGGCACAGACGAATGGTACCAAAGTCTGA
- a CDS encoding fungal specific transcription factor domain-containing protein has translation MPTKKVKDSDRRRCARACTNCKRRKERCDGRQPCRRCVERGVVSECSLCLRRQSTFMASALPSPLSELSDPRCTTIETRGSALPDHNNEQSHGFQHEMALRFPHLSRLIKDDRGTFMFIGDSANHSFLQNIRRIVRERVGDCIFVDDPMRHYMVEACPSKGHNSILHHGTEPPPRPTEDEAKSFVYWYRQATHSILQLFDDAKICDDILEWLRLPQEPVDAISATYSLILAIGAQACPDDYDERAERHFNYGRYVTLATLMDDPSIATTQCHVLIAMYLLAQSRRNAAFMYLGIAVRGAYALGLHREDVSALYDATEYMTRERLWKGIRTLDLFMSASLGRPPATLETRDTASKEHYSAMNDLSYIFENILTEVYAKRMITTECLKKISELHRSWATRFGGGLRVDNIPPRDEVQTEAGNGPNLGLIHLKEAYYWTIMLLSRPFLIDYISSSSPPEERDSSSTPSQPTSSLSPSRNILAQACVDSAVRTIDLFQPLLTNKLTPKRLPFVVNSAFAASLIIGVALFSDLEGSVPLRRKRLGDACKVLEKFSVHDPVTKRYLGIVEKLISACDTFLELQQQKRMVYNNDLIGRLFGRLDEEVTMKDAKTTNGNSGDVTQWHRVWESEPVALSQPTPPATETSAMVNSHTENEALGEIRYDCDDPSLQNQSIVSDIGNFLSPRTLWFDAYDNGTLFPTVGVSMLDFASLEGDHHNG, from the coding sequence ATGCCTACGAAAAAGGTCAAGGATAGTGACCGACGACGATGTGCCAGAGCATGCACAAACTGCAAGCGGCGCAAAGAGCGCTGCGATGGACGACAACCATGCCGACGGTGTGTAGAGAGAGGAGTTGTCTCCGAGTGCAGTCTATGTCTTCGTCGACAGTCTACTTTCATGGCCTCAGCGCTGCCAAGTCCTCTGTCTGAACTGTCGGATCCACGGTGTACAACTATCGAAACTCGAGGCAGTGCGCTGCCGGATCATAACAATGAGCAATCGCACGGATTTCAACATGAGATGGCACTGAGGTTTCCTCATCTTTCGAGGTTGATCAAAGATGATAGAGGCACCTTCATGTTCATCGGCGACTCTGCCAACCACAGCTTTCTCCAGAATATTCGTCGCATTGTTCGCGAGCGTGTGGGGGATTGTATCTTTGTCGATGATCCAATGCGGCACTACATGGTTGAGGCATGTCCAAGCAAAGGTCATAATTCAATCCTTCATCATGGGACAGAGCCACCACCTAGACCGACTGAGGACGAAGCAAAATCATTTGTGTACTGGTACCGGCAAGCCACGCACTCCATTCTCCAGCTTTTCGACGACGCCAAAATATGTGACGATATCCTTGAGTGGCTACGTCTACCTCAAGAGCCCGTTGATGCAATCAGTGCCACGTATTCGTTGATACTGGCCATTGGCGCCCAGGCGTGTCCCGACGACTACGACGAGAGAGCCGAGCGACATTTTAACTATGGAAGATATGTGACATTGGCAACTCTAATGGATGACCCAAGCATTGCCACCACGCAATGCCATGTTCTTATAGCCATGTATCTTCTGGCCCAATCACGCAGGAACGCCGCCTTTATGTACTTGGGTATAGCTGTACGTGGAGCTTACGCGCTGGGACTTCACAGAGAAGATGTTTCTGCATTGTACGATGCGACCGAGTACATGACAAGAGAGCGTCTATGGAAAGGCATCAGAACTCTGGATTTGTTCATGAGTGCATCACTCGGCAGACCGCCGGCCACCCTGGAAACTCGCGATACCGCATCGAAGGAGCACTATTCAGCCATGAACGACTTGTCATACATTTTTGAGAACATATTAACTGAAGTTTATGCAAAGAGAATGATCACAACGGAATGCCTCAAGAAAATCAGCGAGCTTCATCGGAGCTGGGCGACCAGATTCGGTGGCGGCCTGAGAGTGGACAACATTCCTCCTCGTGACGAAGTACAAACAGAAGCTGGGAATGGCCCAAATCTCGGGCTCATTCATCTGAAAGAGGCATATTATTGGACCATCATGCTATTATCTCGACCCTTTTTAATCGACTATatttcttcgtcatcgccgccagAAGAGAGGGATTCATCTTCCACCCCAAGTCAGCCCACATCTTCCTTGTCCCCGTCACGCAACATTCTTGCTCAAGCATGTGTCGACTCAGCTGTTCGTACTATTGATCTCTTTCAGCCGCTATTAACCAACAAGTTGACACCGAAGAGGCTGCCGTTTGTTGTGAATTCAGCATTTGCAGCATCACTGATCATTGGGGTTGCTCTCTTCAGCGATCTGGAAGGATCCGTGCCATTGCGAAGGAAACGATTGGGGGACGCTTGTAAGGTGTTGGAAAAATTCAGCGTCCACGACCCAGTGACAAAGCGCTATCTAGGGATCGTAGAGAAGCTGATCAGTGCTTGCGATACCTTCTTGGAActacagcagcaaaagaggatGGTATACAATAACGATCTAATCGGAAGGCTATTTGGCCGCCTCGATGAAGAGGTCACAATGAAAGACGCAAAGACTACCAACGGGAACTCTGGAGATGTGACTCAGTGGCACAGAGTCTGGGAATCAGAACCAGTAGCGCTCAGTCAACCGACTCCACCGGCAACAGAAACCAGCGCCATGGTGAACAGCCACACAGAAAATGAAGCTTTGGGAGAAATCAGATATGACTGCGATGATCCGTCACTTCAAAATCAGAGCATAGTCAGCGACATCGGAAACTTTTTATCCCCAAGAACCCTTTGGTTTGATGCGTATGACAATGGTACGCTATTTCCTACCGTCGGAGTTAGTATGTTGGACTTTGCAAGTCTAGAAGGAGACCATCATAACGGTTAG